The sequence below is a genomic window from Syntrophorhabdus sp..
GTGCGCGGCGAGATCGTCGCCGAAGCCGGAGAAAGCCGCATTATCCACCGTAGCGCCGCCCCGGTCAACGTGTTTCGGGCGACCGCCAGGAAGCCGGAGGACTTTCGGGTCCTCAAGAGGTCTGACGCCATCCGTGTCATCGGTGTTATAGAAGACCAGGTCGTGACCTATGCCGACGTCGAGGCCCCCGCCCTTCTGGGCGAAACCGTGGTCTGTGATATCGACAGGGACATCCTGAAATTGGCCGTTGTGAACCGCTATGCTGACGAGCCGCCTGCCGTTGCCTTCGTGCGGGGATTCAACCTGAAGAAAGGTGCCCTGGCCTCATCCATCGCCCACGATTCCCACAACATCGTCGCTGTGGGAACGAGCGACGAGATGCTCTGCGAGGCTGTCAACCTTGTCATCGAGAAGAAAGGCGGCATCTCACTCGTCTCGGAGGACATGAAGATGGTGCTGCCCCTTCCGGTGGCCGGACTCATGTCGAACGAGGACGGCTACAGTGTCGCCGAAAGATACAGCCGCCTCACCGTGCTTGCCCGGGACCTTGGCACTACTCTGAAGGCACCCTTCATGACCCTTTCCTTCATGGCCCTCGTGGTGATCCCGAAACTCAAACTGAACGACAGGGGACTCTTCGACGCAGAGAAGTTCGCTTTTACAGACCTTTTTGTGTGAGAGGGTAGTTTTCTGTTTTAATAGGTTCACTATGACCTATAAAAAGAATAACTTTGCTTTTCATGCCACTATTTTCACGAATTTCTTTACGAGATCAGGGTCGAACTGAGTACCGGCGAATCTGCGCAGTTCCTTGAGGGCCTCCTCCCTGGATACCGCATTGCGGTGCGGCCGCCCACCGGTCATTGATTCATAGGCATCGGCTATGGCCATGATCCTGCTTTCGAGGGGTATCTCATCACCTGCCAGGCCGAGGGGATATCCGCTGCCGTCCCACCACTCATGATGCTTGAGAATATAGTCCGCTATGGGTGTCAGGCTCGCGGCGGATTGGGCGATACGATGCCCGATATCGCAGTGCTTGCGCACCTCCAGGAGCTCCTCCTCGGTAAGGCTGCCCGATTTCAGGAGTATGCGGTCGTGGATGCTGACGTTCCCGATATCGTGGAACTGCGCAAGAAGCGCGAGGTCCTTCAGACGTTTTTCGGGCAGGCCGGAGGCTCTTCCCAGGACGGTCACGAGCTGCCTCAGGCGTTTCAGCGACTGCTTCGTCGTGATGCCCTTGGCCTCGATGGTGTTGAGGAGGTTCTTCACCATGATATTGCGCGCGTGCTGACTGCCGAAGAGCTTCTCCTTGTACATGGCGTTGTCGGCTTCCCTGTACAGCTCCGCCATGCTCTGGCCGGGGCCGGTGCGGATGGCGAACCCCGTGGAAATGCCCAACGGGAGGTGAGGGTTCTTCTTGTTATACGCGACGATGCTGGTCCTGATCCTCGCGCAGATCTCCTCGACCTTTGATCTGGGGCTGTTGGGCAAGAGGATGGCAAATTCGTCTCCTCCGACGCGCGCGACGACGTCGCTTTCGCGGAACGACTTCCTGATGACCTGTGAAGCAACGGTGAGAAGCTCATCTCCCCTGTCGTGTCCCAGGGTGTCGTTGACGAGCTTCAGGCCATCGACATCGCACATGATGAGCCCGACGACGTCGAAGCGGTTGTTGTCGAGACGATGCATCTCCTCCTCGAAATAAGCCCGGTTATAGAGATTTGTCAGGGGATCGTGGAGGCTCAGGTATTTCAGTTTCTCTTCCGTTCTCTTGAGGTCCGTGATCTCCTTCGACACGACGGCAACGAACCTTACCTGCCCGGTGCGCCCTTCGACTATGGGGCTCAGCGTGCGCAGCATCCAGCGCTCCCCGCCTTTGCCGCTCCTGTGCTCGTAACGATGCGATGACCCCGTTTCAAAGACCTTGTTCACGTACCCCGCGAATTCCATTGTGTCCTCGGCGTCATGGAAGTCGCTGTAGTGCTTGCCGATGATGTTCGCCTCGGTCACAGACAACCTCGCGAGCACCTGTCTGTTGACGAAGAGATAGGTGCCTTCGCGGTCGATCATGTAGATGGAGTCATCCGTGGATTCGATCAGCGAACGGTATTTTTCCTCGCTCGAGATGACCTTCTTGCCGACGCGCATGAGGTCGCTGATGTCCACGAAGTGTATGGCCGTGCGCTTCGTGCCGGCGATGGGCTGGCGGAGGATCTCCACGTCCCTGACGGAACCGTCCCTGGCGGCCAGCTTGAACTCGTAGGTATGAGCGGGAATGGAGGCGCCATGGTTCAGAAAGCCACGGTACTGTGTCATCTTTGTGAGATCACCGTTGACGACAAGCTCGGACCATTTCTTCTTTCCCACCAGGTCGGACCGGCGATATCCTGTCAGTTCGAGGAATCGCCTGTTCAGCCGGGAGATCGTTCCGTCGCTTTCGGCAATGATGGTGGCAATCTCCGAGGATTCGAAAAGAACCTGATACAGAGCGTCATCTTCCGTTGTCTTCTGTGCCATGCCGTCTTTGATGCCCCCCATTATACCATCGGCTGGCGGCCATTTCCAACACTATTCAATCCGTGAATATCTTGCCCGGATTCAGGATACCCCGGGGGTCGAAAGCAGCCTTGATGCGCCTCATGAGCGGCAACGCCTCCCCTCCCATCTGCATGGGGAGATAGTCCATGACGGTCAGGCCGACACCATGCTCACCCGTGAGGGATCCCCCCATGGCGATCGTTTCCCTGTATATCAGTTCCAGGAGGCGGTATGCCTCTTCGAGCTCGGAGAAGTTCCTGCGGCGGTGGAGGATGGTGACGTGAAGGTTCCCGTCCCCGGCATGGCCATAGGTGGCTATCTTGATGGCATCGCTGTGTTCGAGCCCGCCCGTGAACCTGACGAGGAAAGGAAGGCTGTAGCGGGGGACAACGACATCGGCCTCGAGATGGTCCTTGCCGAGCGCCTTGAGCGACGGCAGCACCTCCCTGCGGTAGCTCCAGAGGCGCTCCGCCTCGGCATCGCCCTCGGCGAGGCGGGCTTCCGTCACGCCCGGGGCCCGCCGGCACAGGTTCGCTATCTCCAGCGCCTCGACCTCGACCTCCTCTTTGCCGTGGCCGTCCGTCTCGATGAGCACCAGCGCCGCGGCATCCCTCGGCAGGGGGGCGCCGAGATGGTCGGCCACGGTGTTGATGGCGATGTTGTCCATGAGTTCTATGGCGCAGGGAACTATCCCGGAGCGAAAGACGGCGACAATGAGGTCGGCGGCCCCCGGCAGGTCGTTGAGGTATGCCACGACGGTGCGGCGCACCCGGGGTCTCATGAGGAGCCGAAGTGTTATCTTCGTAATGATCGCGAGCGTCCCCTCAGATCCGACGAGGAGCGAGATGAGGTCGTACCCGGCGACGTTCTTCACAGTCTTTCCGCCGAGTGCTATCACATCACCCGAAGGCAGGACGGCCTCGAGGCCCCGGACATAGTCCCTGGTGACGCCGTACTTGACGGCCCGCGTGTATCCTGCGTTCTCGGCGACATTGCCGCCAAGGGTGCTGTCGACGGTACTCGACGGGTCTGGTGGAAAGAAGAGGCCCCTCCTGCTGAGTTCGATCTGCAGGTTGTTGGATATGACTCCAGGTTCCACGACCGCGAACATGTTCGCCTCGTCGATCTCAATGATACGGTTGAGGCGCGCGAGGGAGAGCGCAACTCCGCCGCGGACCGGCAGGGCTCCGCCGGAGAGGCCCGTCCTTCCGCCCTGGGGTGTCACGGGCACCCCGTGGAGACAGGCGCACTTCATGATGCTCGAGACGTCCCCGGTGCTCTCGGGGAAAAGAGCGATCTGCGGCATGTACTGCCGTTCCGTGGCATCGTAGGAAAAATGAGAAAGACGCTCCCGGTCGAGAACGATCTGGTCCTCTTCGAGGAATCCCCTCACCTCATCCAGAAACCGTTCGAAGGACATGATGGTCAATTATATCCGGGCATCTGCGATGGAGCAAGAGAATTGCGGTTCCGCCGGTCCCGTCGAAAGATCTGTCGCAGAAGAGGGTCCGGACGGGGACCACGCAGGGGAGCGGGGTGCATCGACAGCCTGTTGAGCACTCGTCAAGACACTTTAGTACCAATCATGTTTCGCGGCAGGTGCCGCAATATGTACACTGACATCAGTTGATGCTGTTGTAACCAGTTGCTTTGTGGCAGATCGGGTTGAACCGACAAACCAGTCAGAAAAAGGGGAATGCAATGTCGAATGATCCTAGACCGGAGATCCGTACGGTGATCGTGGACGATGAACGCTTGGCCCGCAAGAATCTCAGAGACCTTCTGAGCGGACATCCCTATGTCCACGTTATAGGGGAGGCGGCGGATGCCGCGGCTGCCCGCGAGACCATCGCGAGAGAGAGGCCGGACCTTGTCTTTCTTGATGTGCGAATGCCTGGCGGGTCAGGGTTTGACCTCCTCGACAAGCTGGAAGATCGGCCGTCCGTCATATTCGTGACCGCCTACGATGAATTCGCCGTCGGCGCCTTCACGAGCGATGCCTTCGATTATCTTCTGAAGCCTGTCGACCCGGACCGTCTGAACCTTTCGCTTGAAAGGCTCCTGTCGAGCGGCCGTGACCGGGGACAGCCCTCCGCGATCATGCAGGGCGACCGGGTTTGCCTGAACACCGGGAAGAAGGTTGTCTTCATTGAGCTCATGAAGATCGCCGCCATCATGTCGGAGAAGAACTATATCCGGATCTTCAGCATCAACGGTGAATGTTTCGTGATACGCTCCCCTCTCAAGGAATGGAAAAGACGCTTTCCCTCAGACATCTTCATGGCCCTGGACCGTTCTCTGCTTGTCAACAGGCATCGCATCCGGCTCCTCAGGAAGAAGAACCGGAACGGGGACATCTACATGGAGGGCATCGAAAAACCCTTTCACCTCGGCCGGATAGCGCTTAAGCGGTTCAAGACGCTCATGGGCGTGACGGAAAGGCAGGAGTGCGAATCCCTGCCCTGACCGTTCCGGGGTATTGTCCTGTGGGGCATGACGATGGCCGCCGCGGAGGTTCCGGGCGACAAAGCCTGCGTCACAGGTCACACGTTGCAGGTCACAGGCCAGAACAACAGAAATATACTCAATCTGGAACCTGGAACACGACACTCTAGACGTAGACTATATCGAGGGGTGTCTTCGTCAGCCTTTCGAGGCCGTTCTTTCTGACGACGAAATCGACCTCTATGCCTATGGCGCCTTCGCCGGGGAAGATGAACTTCGGCTCGAAGGCAAAGACCATACCCTCCCTGAGGGGCATCCTGTGCCGCGGCGTGATGACGGGCAGCTCGTTGATCTCGAGGCCGAGGCCGTGGCCGATGAAGCTTACCTGGCCTTCCCCATGGCCCATGAAATGCTCTTCCAGCCCCGCGGCCTTCACCCGGTCCATGGCCCTTCCGAAGACCTCCGTCGCGTCGGTCCCTTCCTTTGCGGTGTCGATTGTCTCGTTGATGATGTCCCGGGCCACCTCGAAGGGTTTTTGAAAGAGGTCTTTCAAGGGCCCCACCGCGTACGCCCGCGTCTCATCGGTGATGTACCCGTTGTACCCGCCACCGTAATCGACGATTACCGGGATGCCCCGTTTCACAGTGTTGACGGAGGCCCCCTGAGCGATGGCGTGCGTCACGCCTATCCCGGATATGGGTACATCGGCCCCGGAGGTGATCGTCGTGGAGTAGCCGTGGGTGACGTAGAGGTTCATCATCTCCTGGTTGAGACCGCGCATCCTGAGGAATCCCTGGTGTCCCCATTTCCTCCCTTCCGCAACGAGTTCGGCCTCAATATCGATCTCCCGGATCCCTTCCTTTATGATGTCCTTCGCCTTTTCAAAGACGCGCTCCACGATCTCGCCGGATTTTCGGAACTGGGCGACCTCGAATTCGCTCTTTACGAGCCTCCCGTCCCTGATGATCGGCGACAGGTCTTCCATCCTGTCCTTCCCCAGGAGCGATTTCCATCGTTCACAGATCGCGACGGGCACGACGTCGAACTCCATGGCGCACCGCCCGTGAAGCATTTTCTTCTCCGCCAGGAGGTCCTTGACCTCCTTGTCCCGCTTGATGGGGATGATATCGAGGGGTGTCTCCATCCCGGCGCGATAAACGCTTTTTTCCACGAAAAACTGCGGTCCCTGCTCCGCCGACACCACGAGGACCCCGCGCTGGAGCGTTCCCGTGAAGTAGAAGATGTCCACGTTCTGCAGGATGACGGCGAGTTCGATGCCCTTCTCCACCATCCCCTTGCGGAGCTTGTCGATCCGTGCCGTTATCTCTTCCTTCGGTGTGAGATCAGGGATGTTTAGCGTTTTCAACATAGTTCATGACCCTCCGTGCCGCCTCTGATACGGGCACCTTTTCGAATTCCTTGCTGTCCCGCCGCTTTATCTCCACGATGCCTTCCTTGAGGCCCCGCTCCCCTATCGTTACGCGAAGGGGTATCCCAATGAGGTCGCAATCCTTGAACTTGACGCCCGGTCGCTCGTCGCGGTCGTCAAGGATGGCGTCGACGCCGTTCGCCAGGAGCTCCTCGTATATCTGGCGGGCGACCTTCATGCTCTCCTCGTGGGTGGTGTTCACGGGCAGCACATCCACCTCGAAGGGGGCGATCGGCAGGGGCAGTATCATGCCGTTCTCGTCGTTGCCCTGTTCGATGGCGGCGGCCACGGTCCTGCCGACGCCGATCCCGTAGCATCCCATGACCATGAACTGGTCCTTGCCCTCGCTGTCGAGGAAGGTGGCGTTCATCGCCTTGCTGTACTTGAGGCCGAGCTTGAAGATGTGCCCCACCTCGATGCCCCGCGTCGCGACGAGTTTCCCGCTCTCGCACCGGGGACAGCGGTCTCCGGCCACGGCCACCTTTATATCGTAGAAGCCCTTGACCGTGAGATCGCCCACGTTGACGTCCACCACGTGGACATCGCGTTCGTTGCCGCCTATCACGAAGTCCTCCATGAACGTGAGGTCCATGTCGGCGTAAAGGGGAATGGAAAGGCCGATGGGGCCCGAGAAGCCCAAAGGCCCGCCCGTTGCCTCCTCGATGGTCCTCTCGTCGGCAAGCTCCATCTCCTCCAGCTTGAGGAGGTTCTTCAGCTTCGTGTCGTTTATTTCCCTGTCGCCCCGGACGAGGACGCCGATCGTCCCTTTGTCCGTGTTGTAGATGATGGTCTTGAGGAGCTTGTCCGGTGTGATCCCGAGGAAAGAGGAAACCTCGTCTATCCTCCTCTGGTTCGGCGTCTCCACACGCCTGTGAAGGCCCTTTTTCGGGGAGACGGGACTCTCCGCGAATCCCACCTCGGCCCTCTCCAGGTTGGCCGCGTAACCGCAGCTGTCGCAGGAGATGATGACGTCCTCACCGGTGTCGGCGAGCACCATGAACTCGTGGGAGAAGCTCCCGCCTATCTGGCCGGTGTCGGCCTCGACGACGCGGAACCTGAACCCGCACCGCGTGAAGATATTGACGTACGCCTCGTACATCTCCTTGTAGCTCTTCTCCGCCCCGGGCTCGTCGACATCGAAGCTGTAGGCGTCCTTCATCGAGAACTCGCGGGAGCGCATGATCCCGAAGCGGGGTCTGATCTCGTCGCGGAACTTGTTCTGGATCTGGTAGAGGTTGACGGGGAGGTCCTTGTAGGACTTCACTTCCCGCCTCACCAGATCGGTGACCACCTCCTCGTGGGTGGGCCCGAGGCACAGCTCGCGGTTGTTCCTGTCGACAAAGCGCAGGAGTTCCTTGCCGTATTTTTCCCACCGCGTGCTCTCGACCCAGAGCTCCTTCGGCTGAACGGCGGGCATGAAGATCTCCTGGGCACCCTTCCGGTTCATCTCCTCGCGGATGATCTGCTCCACCTTTCGGAGCGACCTGAGGCCCAGGGGAAGCCACGTATAGACACCCGACGCCAGTCGTCTGATGAACCCCGCCCTGAGCATGAGGCGATGGCTCGCGACCTCGGCCTCTTTCGGGTCTTCCTTGACGGTGGGGATGAACATTTTCGAGAACAGCATGGTTGCTCCTTAAACTGAGATATGTGTTCGATGCCTGCGAACGGGATTGCCGGATCGTCAAAATGTACCATGATTTGGCCCTGTGAGCAATAGTCTGCGCTTCGCGCGGACGGTCGCAGGTCGCAGGTCTCAGGTCTCAGGTCGCAGGTCTCAGGTCGCAGGTCGCCAAAGGGAGGCGGCGGAAAGGGGAGGGGCTGTCGACACAATTCCTGGCTGTTGAGCCTGAAACCTGAAACCTGAAACCGTCTTTTCTGCTATTCC
It includes:
- a CDS encoding diguanylate cyclase; protein product: MGGIKDGMAQKTTEDDALYQVLFESSEIATIIAESDGTISRLNRRFLELTGYRRSDLVGKKKWSELVVNGDLTKMTQYRGFLNHGASIPAHTYEFKLAARDGSVRDVEILRQPIAGTKRTAIHFVDISDLMRVGKKVISSEEKYRSLIESTDDSIYMIDREGTYLFVNRQVLARLSVTEANIIGKHYSDFHDAEDTMEFAGYVNKVFETGSSHRYEHRSGKGGERWMLRTLSPIVEGRTGQVRFVAVVSKEITDLKRTEEKLKYLSLHDPLTNLYNRAYFEEEMHRLDNNRFDVVGLIMCDVDGLKLVNDTLGHDRGDELLTVASQVIRKSFRESDVVARVGGDEFAILLPNSPRSKVEEICARIRTSIVAYNKKNPHLPLGISTGFAIRTGPGQSMAELYREADNAMYKEKLFGSQHARNIMVKNLLNTIEAKGITTKQSLKRLRQLVTVLGRASGLPEKRLKDLALLAQFHDIGNVSIHDRILLKSGSLTEEELLEVRKHCDIGHRIAQSAASLTPIADYILKHHEWWDGSGYPLGLAGDEIPLESRIMAIADAYESMTGGRPHRNAVSREEALKELRRFAGTQFDPDLVKKFVKIVA
- a CDS encoding FAD-binding protein; the encoded protein is MSFERFLDEVRGFLEEDQIVLDRERLSHFSYDATERQYMPQIALFPESTGDVSSIMKCACLHGVPVTPQGGRTGLSGGALPVRGGVALSLARLNRIIEIDEANMFAVVEPGVISNNLQIELSRRGLFFPPDPSSTVDSTLGGNVAENAGYTRAVKYGVTRDYVRGLEAVLPSGDVIALGGKTVKNVAGYDLISLLVGSEGTLAIITKITLRLLMRPRVRRTVVAYLNDLPGAADLIVAVFRSGIVPCAIELMDNIAINTVADHLGAPLPRDAAALVLIETDGHGKEEVEVEALEIANLCRRAPGVTEARLAEGDAEAERLWSYRREVLPSLKALGKDHLEADVVVPRYSLPFLVRFTGGLEHSDAIKIATYGHAGDGNLHVTILHRRRNFSELEEAYRLLELIYRETIAMGGSLTGEHGVGLTVMDYLPMQMGGEALPLMRRIKAAFDPRGILNPGKIFTD
- a CDS encoding response regulator → MSNDPRPEIRTVIVDDERLARKNLRDLLSGHPYVHVIGEAADAAAARETIARERPDLVFLDVRMPGGSGFDLLDKLEDRPSVIFVTAYDEFAVGAFTSDAFDYLLKPVDPDRLNLSLERLLSSGRDRGQPSAIMQGDRVCLNTGKKVVFIELMKIAAIMSEKNYIRIFSINGECFVIRSPLKEWKRRFPSDIFMALDRSLLVNRHRIRLLRKKNRNGDIYMEGIEKPFHLGRIALKRFKTLMGVTERQECESLP
- a CDS encoding aminopeptidase P family protein — protein: MLKTLNIPDLTPKEEITARIDKLRKGMVEKGIELAVILQNVDIFYFTGTLQRGVLVVSAEQGPQFFVEKSVYRAGMETPLDIIPIKRDKEVKDLLAEKKMLHGRCAMEFDVVPVAICERWKSLLGKDRMEDLSPIIRDGRLVKSEFEVAQFRKSGEIVERVFEKAKDIIKEGIREIDIEAELVAEGRKWGHQGFLRMRGLNQEMMNLYVTHGYSTTITSGADVPISGIGVTHAIAQGASVNTVKRGIPVIVDYGGGYNGYITDETRAYAVGPLKDLFQKPFEVARDIINETIDTAKEGTDATEVFGRAMDRVKAAGLEEHFMGHGEGQVSFIGHGLGLEINELPVITPRHRMPLREGMVFAFEPKFIFPGEGAIGIEVDFVVRKNGLERLTKTPLDIVYV
- a CDS encoding proline--tRNA ligase, whose translation is MLFSKMFIPTVKEDPKEAEVASHRLMLRAGFIRRLASGVYTWLPLGLRSLRKVEQIIREEMNRKGAQEIFMPAVQPKELWVESTRWEKYGKELLRFVDRNNRELCLGPTHEEVVTDLVRREVKSYKDLPVNLYQIQNKFRDEIRPRFGIMRSREFSMKDAYSFDVDEPGAEKSYKEMYEAYVNIFTRCGFRFRVVEADTGQIGGSFSHEFMVLADTGEDVIISCDSCGYAANLERAEVGFAESPVSPKKGLHRRVETPNQRRIDEVSSFLGITPDKLLKTIIYNTDKGTIGVLVRGDREINDTKLKNLLKLEEMELADERTIEEATGGPLGFSGPIGLSIPLYADMDLTFMEDFVIGGNERDVHVVDVNVGDLTVKGFYDIKVAVAGDRCPRCESGKLVATRGIEVGHIFKLGLKYSKAMNATFLDSEGKDQFMVMGCYGIGVGRTVAAAIEQGNDENGMILPLPIAPFEVDVLPVNTTHEESMKVARQIYEELLANGVDAILDDRDERPGVKFKDCDLIGIPLRVTIGERGLKEGIVEIKRRDSKEFEKVPVSEAARRVMNYVENAKHP